A section of the Babesia microti strain RI chromosome I, complete genome genome encodes:
- a CDS encoding conserved Plasmodium protein, unknown function (overlaps_old_locusTagID:BBM_I00560), with protein MRVRNLFRCIKDQNLLHTESLSKYNKEEFIYVDAGWFFKDIEGLVDPSIDIMECYSSCIPIKINQMLGKLDYYGIKAVFVFPGLPYKHNMNLLAGINLSRVNIYEHMTNPEVKFNSYYDLDPNILFLVYNYLKSAKRYVVQAPYLALAQISHFNKKGLCNIAISSPSLLLFGVKTVFTDVDLGNGMCSVAYLPEILAKFGVTFDQFVNAAILSGTEYSFTLESLNKSNFSFMDAIELVKRESFEDLIKAESAKQFDIANKIVVNSLVFDKGIKTIPCNSNLDFSVYAKLVGPKLPDSIYNMLYCGLISPNLLYTLCSGYWMELPDPHVKTEEYRELLEDLRDLHLRCIEIIASKLPDFFTTREYNFVKVADNQWNKYSIKRTLTNGTRGKFVRITAADVINEMARQKVDKVSLLLCLKWHLHSINSNCPLIFDQEKIDKSLHDENSLSCIVLFMFLDNLGYFTIEGGATLYGLALSKTADEFQISTLITLEMLKYGILTSEQLKTIDAVSESTSVKLLCRLASLHPIQLKGRWGLKPHLELSAFNSLVKLITSAMCTLFDACIANVTIDSNIPLTKIIHIKEELCSTASLMGVVFKYFLEYKSGKGNKKGGNLSPMVSVMEQSELEQSLIGYFPSLLQPLEAIKSASKMIISLHGLIAEVGNKADSAALVNELSMAKKFMIFQMQRYALDVE; from the coding sequence ATGAGGGTCCGAAACCTGTTCAGGTGTATAAAGGACcaaaatttgttgcatACCGAAAGTTTGTCTAAATATAACAAGGAggaatttatatatgtggATGCTGGCTGGTTTTTCAAGGACATTGAGGGGCTTGTTGATCCTTCCATAGATATTATGGAGTGTTATTCATCATGCATACCCATAAAGATTAACCAAATGCTCGGAAAGTTGGACTACTATGGTATTAAGGCAGTATTTGTTTTTCCAGGGCTACCATATAAACATAACATGAATCTCTTGGCTGGAATTAATCTATCTCGAGTCAACATCTATGAGCATATGACCAACCCAGAAGTGAAATTCAATTCATATTATGATTTGGACCCaaatatactatttttggtatacaattatttaaaatctGCCAAACGATATGTAGTCCAGGCGCCATATTTGGCTCTAGCTCAGATATCACATTTTAACAAGAAAGGCCTGTGTAATATAGCTATTTCTTCACCATCACTTCTCCTTTTTGGTGTAAAAACGGTTTTTACTGACGTAGATCTTGGTAATGGGATGTGCTCTGTGGCGTATTTGCCTGAAATACTAGCAAAATTTGGTGTGACATTTGACCAGTTTGTCAATGCAGCCATACTCTCCGGTACTGAATATTCATTTACACTCGAGTCGCTCAATAAAAGCAACTTCTCATTTATGGATGCCATTGAGCTAGTAAAAAGAGAATCTTTTGAAGATCTGATCAAAGCGGAATCTgctaaacaatttgatattgcCAATAAAATAGTTGTCAATTCGTTGGTGTTTGACAAAGGGATTAAGACAATTCCGTGCAATTCCAATTTGGATTTTAGTGTTTATGCAAAATTAGTAGGGCCTAAATTGCCAGATTCGATATATAACATGTTATATTGTGGACTTATATCTCCGAACCTTTTGTATACGTTGTGCAGTGGCTATTGGATGGAATTGCCCGATCCACACGTTAAAACGGAGGAGTACAGGGAGCTATTGGAAGATTTGCGGGATTTACACCTTAGAtgtattgaaattattgcaTCAAAGTTGCCCGATTTTTTCACCACGCGTGAGTACAACTTCGTAAAGGTTGCAGATAACCAATGGAACAAGTATTCCATCAAAAGGACTCTAACAAATGGTACCAGgggtaaatttgttagaaTAACTGCTGCCGATGTTATCAATGAAATGGCACGACAAAAGGTCGATAAAGTGTCACTCCTCCTCTGTTTAAAATGGCATCTGCATTCTATTAATTCCAATTGTCCATTGATTTTTGACCAAGAAAAGATCGATAAAAGCTTGCACGATGAAAATAGCCTGAGCTGcattgtgttatttatgTTTCTGGACAATTTAGGTTATTTCACAATTGAGGGGGGGGCTACATTATACGGTTTGGCATTGTCAAAGACCGCCGATGAGTTCCAAATAAGTACCTTAATAACACTGGAAATGCTCAAATATGGCATACTCACTAGTGAACAATTGAAAACCATAGATGCTGTATCAGAGTCTACTTCAGTTAAATTGTTGTGCCGATTAGCATCGTTGCATCCCATTCAGCTCAAGGGTAGATGGGGATTAAAGCCACATCTCGAACTATCTGCATTTAATTCGCTTGTTAAGCTAATAACAAGTGCTATGTGCACCCTTTTTGATGCTTGTATCGCAAATGTCACAATAGATTCAAATATTCCTCtcacaaaaattatacatatcaAGGAGGAATTATGCTCAACGGCCTCATTAATGGGTGTTGTATTCAAGTATTTTTTGGAATATAAGTCTGGTAAAGGGAATAAGAAAGGTGGCAATTTGTCTCCAATGGTATCAGTTATGGAACAATCAGAGCTGGAACAATCCCTAATTGGTTACTTTCCATCTTTACTGCAACCTCTGGAAGCAATTAAAAGTGCCTCTAAGATGATTATTTCACTTCATGGTTTAATAGCTGAAGTGGGAAATAAAGCAGATTCGGCAGCACTAGTAAACGAGCTCTCTATGGCAAAAAAGTTCATGATCTTTCAAATGCAAAGATACGCATTGGATGTTGAGTAA
- a CDS encoding transcription factor with AP2 domain(s) (ApiAP2) (overlaps_old_locusTagID:BBM_I00570), whose translation MGIYHGLGILGRLQSMIQSGNLKSKIYLKFFTNKNSNTIFGSSITCGILTHIRKYPFQLLQLHEFSGRKGGLKRKKANKLEVKVQRSLGRRMEFYHPTKKKRKRIRLVQNSRGNLVYDSIINRFLVVYYKQGMQVFRPFSTRNNRFELARTKSITLARQLSEKYYKFDTHSHVSVGTTKDTENDVGRIKNSNIINMDERLRPDVSSSGVRGVIFDSDDKSWVVHFNEAGTRKYRKFNIDSLGFQNAYTSAIAFKRFKLLQYHQFLPMRQRYRRGRKYLR comes from the coding sequence ATGGGGATTTACCATGGGCTTGGCATACTTGGCAGATTACAATCAATGATACAATCTGGCAATTTGAAATCAaagatatatttaaaattttttactaACAAAAATAGCAACACTATTTTTGGAAGCAGCATTACCTGCGGAATCTTAACACACATACGCAAATACCCCTTCCAACTGCTACAATTACACGAATTTAGCGGCAGAAAAGGCGGATTGAAGAGAAAAAAGGCTAATAAATTGGAAGTAAAAGTCCAGCGTTCATTAGGCCGTCGAATGGAGTTCTATCATCCAACAAAGAAGAAACGAAAGAGAATTAGACTAGTTCAGAACTCCAGGGGAAATTTGGTGTACGATTCCATCATTAATAGGTTCTTGGTTGTTTACTACAAGCAAGGGATGCAAGTCTTTAGACCATTCAGTACACGCAACAATCGCTTTGAACTGGCCCGAACAAAGTCTATTACTCTAGCGAGACAATTATCCGAAAAGTACTACAAATTTGACACACACTCCCATGTTAGTGTTGGTACTACTAAGGATACTGAAAACGATGTAGGAAGAATAAAAAATAGCAACATTATAAATATGGATGAGCGACTACGACCTGACGTATCATCAAGTGGAGTAAGGGGCGTTATTTTCGACTCGGATGACAAATCTTGGGTTGTGCACTTCAATGAAGCTGGTACTAGGAAGTATCGAAAGTTCAATATTGACTCACTAGGATTCCAGAATGCATACACATCTGCCATCGCATTTAAACGGTTCAAATTACTACAATATCACCAGTTTTTGCCAATGAGACAAAGATATCGCAGGGGGAGAAAATATTTGCGTTAG
- a CDS encoding V-type H+-transporting ATPase 54 kD subunit (overlaps_old_locusTagID:BBM_I00575) translates to MDSQHVHAIHKSQPKIINTPWDFWLERKFLSTEEVEMLKTFEALSSIEKTSRVNDKLFISVLKNALSSPNNDLIIYSLHTISDICRIDSSNYDIFLDIFEGNEIINLFTTLAKDKKGNVASKAFSFLSRVMSYNAGFTLSQVDELLDNMNSIELDLSAKSRLEIVCNLLKYDGYREIVFNKKGVPTLINKCLHDSNNADSQYHAVFCYWLLSFKPKFIPEMVASGIILQLCNLFNSTKVEKIVRVFLLLFDNLQNYGPCLEIIADTNVNQTIKLLEYDKWKDKELYGEIVRIYNQIELKIRKLTNIDRYLSELKTGALKWSQLHTEQFWSQNYTFFERDEFSNIARLVELLNSTDNVILAIACFDIGEFARRYHNGKQICKKFNVKARVMELTSSKDRDVAREAMLCLQKLIVHNWQQVARKN, encoded by the exons ATGGATAGTCAGCACGTACATGCAATTCACAAATCACAGCCCAAG atcatCAATACACCTTGGGATTTTTGGCTTGAAAGGAAATTTTTGTCTACAGAAGAGGTGGAGATGCTCAAAACATTTGAGGCCCTCAGCTCGATAGAGAAAACATCACGAgttaatgataaattgttcatTAGTGTGCTTAAAAATGCTTTGTCATCACCAAATAATGACCTAATCATCTATTCGCTCCACACTATTTCGGATATTTGTCGTA TCGACTCTAGtaattatgatatatttcTAGATATATTCGAGGGgaatgaaattattaatttatttacaactTTGGCTAAAGATAAGAAAGGGAATGTTGCTTCTAAAGCTTTTTCTTTTCTCTCTCGTGTTATGAG TTATAACGCTGGATTCACATTATCACAAGTAGATGAATTGCTAGATAACATGAACTCAATTGAGTTAGATTTGTCAGCAAAATCAAGACTTGAAATCGTATGTAACTTGCTAAAATAtg atgGTTATCGTGAAATTGTGTTTAATAAAAAGGGAGTGCCAACTTTGATAAACAAGTGTTTGCATGATTCAAACAATGCTGATAGTCAGTATCATGCTGTGTTTTGCTATTGGTTGTTGTCATTCAAACCTAAGTTTATCCCAGAAATGGTTGCTTCCGGgataattttgcaattatgcaatttatttaattcaACAAAAGTGGAGAAAATTGTTAGAGTATTTTTGTTGttgtttgataatttacagAACTATGGACCCTGTTTGGAAATTATCGCAGATACCAATGTCAATCAG ACCATAAAATTGCTAGAGTATGACAAGTGGAAAGATAAGGAATTATACGGCGAAATAGTTCGCATATATAACCAAATAGAACTTAAAATTCgtaaattgacaaatattGATAGATATTTGTCAGAACTCAAAACTGGTGCACTCAAATGGTCGCAGTTGCACACTGAACAATTTTGGTCCcaaaattacacattttttgAAAGAGATGAATTTTCTAATATTGCAAGATTGGTAGAATTGTTAAATTCTACCGATAATGTGATACTAGCCATTGCCTGTTTTGACATCGGTGAATTTGCTAGGAGATACCACAATGggaaacaaatttgtaaaaaattcaatgtGAAAGCCAGGGTTATGGAATTAACATCATCAAAGGATCGTGATGTAGCTAGGGAAGCTATGCTATGtttgcaaaaattaatagtaCATAACTGGCAACAAGTGGCTAGGAAAAATTGA
- a CDS encoding RED-like protein, putative: MSGQYKTSKIESNYEPITPYRDRAAERRNFKEESCEKDCHYELSHDKSALDVYDQGENVEKTNPVKGLDYNLLNQIRKEYSRKINTTKNVGLEAGSSELGGLIAKCFFYPHPHHFQFDQQLYNLYSLIGKGFVFNKSSKDIFRRNKIYVFDNNITSHTCGDTWVQGINPYPNESILKELNEAILWHQENRKKLIQERLPTEARVKSNNNDSCNDDDDPNDDIFANATKYVSDNIQIQSISEIGMLDNIYNFENDNYEIHTYKPKGRRKREIEECTDVYMECFPDFQEIDVDNEVDGKKKGKKAGIKKEWREIKNIIDDKRTITFDELDKFAKK, translated from the exons ATGTCTGGTCAATATAAAACCAGTAAAATAGAATCAAATTACGAACCTATCACCCCGTATCGTGATAGAGCGGCTGAAAGACGTAATTTCAAGGAGGAAAGCTGTGAAAAGGATTGTCATTATGAATTGTCACACGATAAAAGTGCACTGGATGTATACGATCAA GGTGAGAATGTTGAAAAGACGAATCCAGTAAAGGGTTTGGATTACAATCTACTAAATCAAATACGAAAAGAGTATTCTAGAAAAATAAATACTACTAAAAATGTTGGTCTGGAGGCTGGATCAAGTGAATTGGGAGGTTTAATTGCCAAGTGTTTCTTCTACCCTCATCCTCATCACTTCCAATTCGATCAGCAACTCTATAACTTGTATTCATTAATCGGTAAA GGTTTCGTCTTTAACAAGAGCAGTAAAGACATTTTTAGAAGAAATAAAATCTATGTATTTGACAACAATATCACCAGTCATACTTGCGGCGATACTTGGGTACAAGGGATTAACCCATACCCTAATGAATCTATTTTGAAG gAACTAAATGAAGCAATCTTGTGGCATCAGGAAAACCGCAAGAAACTAATTCAAGAACGGTTACCAACGGAAGCTCGTGTTAAATCTAACAATAATGACTCCTGTAATGATGACGATGATCCCAACgatgatatttttgccAACGCAACAAAATATGTGTCAGACAATATACAAATCCAGTCTATCTCAGAAATAGGAATGCTAgacaatatatacaattttgaaaatgataacTACGAAATACACACATATAAACCTAAGGGTCGAAGGAAGAGAGAAATTGAGGAATGTACGGACGTTTATATGGAATGTTTTCCTGATTTCCAGGAAATTGATGTGGATAATGAAGTTGATGGTAAAAAGAAGGG GAAGAAGGCTGGAATCAAGAAGGAATGGAGAGAGATTAAGAATATCATCGATGATAAGAGGACTATCAcatttgatgaattggaTAAGTTTGCCAAAAAGTAA
- a CDS encoding U1 small nuclear ribonucleoprotein A (overlaps_old_locusTagID:BBM_I00585), whose amino-acid sequence MMLPMMHKAKTPAKMAQDLKVIEADPDIPPNETIYIKNINDRVKLSVLKAYLEQIFNQFGTIRQIVAMGSFWRRGQAWIVFDSIDSATKALNAMQGHIYQGHAMQINFALAKSDIVAKEQGTFVERPPGPKKPRAVKEREAKQFELFQQMQKSFMESNLNSETSSATYQGIDNGLLMASAQARATETAINMSKLEMGDMSQYQPRTIQFQQHGPGVPHRILFVENLPPDVNPAIVSTLFGQRPGFIESRVIASRCVAFVDFDSEQSAGLALKALQGHSILGNNIYISYAKK is encoded by the exons ATGATGCTACCTATGATGCATAAGGCGAAGACTCCTGCCAAGATGGCCCAAGATCTCAAAGTTATAGAGGCTGACCCAGATATTCCGCCAAACGAAACTATTTACATCAAGAATATCAATGACAGAGTTAAATTATCAG TATTGAAGGCGTATTTGGAACAgatttttaatcaatttggcACTATCAGACAGATTGTAGCTATGGGCTCATTTTGGCGCAG GGGCCAAGCTTGGATTGTATTTGATAGCATTGATTCAGCCACCAAAGCATTGAATGCCATGCAAGGTCATATATACCAGGGCCATGCTATGCAAATAAACTTTGCTCTGGCGAAAAGTGACATTGTTGCCAAGGAGCAGGGCACATTCGTTGAGCGCCCTCCAGGACCAAAGAAACCACGCGCTGTAAAAGAGAGAGAAGCCAAACAATTTGAGCTGTTCCAACAGATGCAAAAGTCGTTCATGGAAAGTAATCTCAACAGTGAAACGTCCTCTGCAACATATCAGGGAATTGATAATGGACTCCTCATGGCAAGTGCTCAAGCCAGAGCTACTGAGACAGCTATTAACATGTCTAAGTTGGAGATGGGCGATATGTCTCAGTACCAACCGAGAACTATTCAATTTCAA CAACATGGACCAGGTGTACCACATCGCATTTTGTTTGTAGAAAACCTCCCTCCTGATGTCAATCCGGCAATTGTATCCACACTTTTCGGCCAACGCCCGGGATTTATCGAATCTAGAGTTATAGCCTCTCGTTGCGTCGCGTTTGTCGATTTTGACTCTGAGCAGTCCGCCGGCCTGGCTCTTAAAG CATTACAGGGACACTCTATTTTGGgtaacaatatatacatttcatACGCCAAGAAGTGA
- a CDS encoding exosome complex component RRP40 (overlaps_old_locusTagID:BBM_I00590): MPSEILYHKTNFYLVGDKIDNNNEDVNDSSNLPAVKHSITGIDSYQCGIHLRSPIYPFNTKKFTAQKFYTPKIGDHVIAIVTNKNSDYFTLDINCGFRATIDAVDGFPMASRRNIPNLKEKDAIFCQVSHIYRSQALPTKVTCIDPSCNKSWTTFETYFGQLVGGMVIRMDIPICYSLAAKPCHLLSSLGNTCKYEIAVGLNGRVWIKTERLEDLVFITNALRSMGWNESLH; encoded by the exons ATGCCTTCTGAGATATTGTATCATAAAACCAATTTTTATCTTGTAGGAGacaaaattgacaataataatgaagACGTTAATGATTCTTCAAAT TTGCCAGCAGTTAAACATTCAATTACAGGCATAGATAGTTACCAATGTGGAATACATCTTAGATCACCTATATACCCATTTAATACAAAGAAGTTTACCgcacaaaaattttatacgCCAAAAATCGGGGATCATGTTATTGCTATTGTGactaataaaaatagcGACTATTTTACA TTAGATATAAATTGTGGTTTTAGAGCGACAATAGATGCTGTTGATGGATTTCCCATGGCATCCAGGCGTAATATACCCAATTTGAAGGAGAAAGATGCTATTTTTTGTCAAGTTTCTCACATATATCGGTCCCAGGCGCTACCTACAAAAGTTACCTGTATCGATCCCTCTTGCAACAAATCATGGACGACATTTGAAACATACTTCGGCCAGCTTGTTGGCGGGATGGTCATAAGAATGGATATACCTATTTGTTACAGTTTAGCGGCCAAGCCTTGTCACTTGCTAAGTTCCTTGGGAAATACGTGCAAATATGAAATCGCAGTTGGACTTAATGGAAG GGTTTGGATCAAAACGGAGCGTCTGGAAGATTTagtatttattacaaatgcTTTGAGGTCTATGGGATGGAATGAGTCCTTGCACtga
- a CDS encoding UTP6, U3 small nucleolar RNA-associated protein 6 — protein MADLVQQNMEDMVPELSAFSALKIFESDEIRHIIKIRKDYEFQVINNDPIVSKKGYRQYINFEKQLDSVVKQRIKSLKLSKVSVPKIRRKKQWKRGRLVHSAVVKQDPAKIARIAIGRRIHFLYKRAINKFEEDNKLRLEYIIYCMEHGSHKKAEDGLWNVLSKRPNDINLWLYTASITMEKRGIDATINVLTRSIRNVHNLKLYQTLLHLQIERAYHNFKNGLRGIDLSTWDIVIKHAIKRLPSHEVTPFILSLIDKMCKVMVSGKFRESLADFDGFVANINDILYEKSKVEPLISAYMWKVHITELLVDTIYFKGENTFEQLFTDILVQCGNDCFKIYLLCALLYYVFNEPDFFSVDGYSTNSKYLLTFSAEEMVKLYPNKTKLLLYYPEILIIANLSPYTSQPYKSLYISTSNLLVKTKEFIASNLNSINWDNRMEVIINELIQENVASSQELEEEKAICISAILQVLKSCGKNYKYIMDNLENISSGLLTIMLMIEDISLEKFDKFIKLKTFKITRPMESELLVEKMLQLTNKQYIIYELFDHFSEDTIDIGIEMALKTVSVKEIPSNLTPVVKLKLCEGVIKSGEVKNAELINLFSVHQNRLEAMEQLAVEKKVEVAGWLDYIEFSKKFQDMFPHKCGVPSPGVIYNKAVARLGPDFLN, from the exons ATGGCGGACCTTGTCCAACAGAATATGGAAGACATGGTACCAGAACTTAGTGCATTCAGTGCACTTAAGATATTTGAATCTGATGAGATAAGACATATTATTAAGATAAGGAAGGATTACGAATTTCAGGTTATAAACAATGACCCTATTGTGTCAAAAAAGGGCTATAGGCAATATATAAACTTTGAGAAACAGTTAGACTCCGTGGTAAAGCAGCGTATCAAATCtttgaaattatcaaaGGTATCTGTACCAAAGATTAGGCGCAAAAAACAATG GAAAAGGGGTCGACTAGTCCATTCTGCCGTGGTTAAACAAGATCCAGCAAAGATAGCTAGAATAGCTATAGGTAGAAGAATCcattttttatacaaaagGGCCATCAATAAATTCGAAGAAGATAACAAATTGCGATTagaatacataatatattgtatgGAACATGGTTCGCATAAAAAAGCTGAGGATGGACTTTGGAACGTACTATCTAAACGTCctaatgatattaatttgtggTTATACACCGCTTCAATAACAATGGAAAAAAGAGGTATCGATGCTACAATTAATGTATTGACTAGAAGTATCCGAAACGTTCATAATCTGAAACTATACCAAACACTACTGCATTTGCAAATAGAACGTGCAtatcataattttaaaaatggaCTACGTGGTATCGATTTGTCAACATGGGATATAGTAATTAAGCATGCTATCAAAAGATTGCCCAGTCATGAAGTTACTCCTTTCATTCTCTCATTGATCGATAAAATGTGTAAGGTTATGGTTAGCGGTAAGTTTAGAGAATCTCTGGCTGATTTCGATGGGTTTGTTGccaatataaatgatattcTATATGAAAAATCTAAAGTTGAACCCCTAATATCCGCATATATGTGGAAAGTCCATATTACTGAATTGTTGGTGGatactatttatttcaaGGGTGAAAATACTTTCGAACAATTATTCACTGACATATTAGTACAATGTGGAAATGATTGcttcaaaatatatttactgTGCGCTTTGTTGTACTACGTTTTCAATGAACCTGATTTTTTTTCTGTCGATGGATACAGTACTAATTCTAAATACTTGTTAACATTTAGTGCAGAAGAGATGGTCAAATTGTATCCAAATAAAACCAAGCTGTTGCTATATTACCCAGAAATACTGATCATTGCTAATTTATCGCCATATACATCGCAACCATATAAAAGTCTATATATAAGTACCTCTAATCTGTTGGTAAAGACAAAGGAATTTATAGCAAGCAACCTTAATAGTATAAATTGGGATAATCGGATGGaagttattattaatgaattgatACAAGAAAACGTGGCTAGTTCGCAAGAATTGGAGGAGGAAAAGGCAATTTGCATTAGTGCAATTTTGCAAGTGCTAAAGTCTTGTGGAAAGAATTACAAATACATCATGGATAACCtagaaaatatatcatcagGGTTGCTGACTATTATGTTAATGATTGAAGACATTTCCCTTGAAAagtttgataaatttattaagcTAAAAACTTTCAAAATCACTAGGCCGATGGAATCTGAATTGTTGGTGGAGAAAATGCTGCAACTCACAAACAAGCAATACATCATATACGAACTATTTGACCATTTCAGTGAGGATACAATCGATATAGGTATTGAAATGGCACTGAAAACGGTATCTGTTAAGGAAATACCATCAAACTTGACCCCAGTAGTCAAATTAAAACTATGTGAAGGTGTAATAAAAAGCGGAGAGGTTAAAAATGCTGAATTAATAAACCTTTTCTCTGTGCACCAGAATAGATTGGAGGCGATGGAACAACTAGCTGTTGAAAAGAAAGTTGAAGTGGCTGGATGGTTGGATTATATCGAGttttctaaaaaatttcaggATATGTTCCCACACAAATGTGGCGTACCCAGTCCTGGGGTTATATACAACAAGGCTGTGGCCAGACTAGGCCCCGACTTCCTTAATTAG
- a CDS encoding DNA-(apurinic or apyrimidinic site) lyase (overlaps_old_locusTagID:BBM_I00595;~overlaps_old_locusTagID:BBM_I00600), whose amino-acid sequence MTNFENYPFVSVESSDRVSHSKKHVYGNVSRLLKEALDLVVYDEGKDVGTETELKLVDQETEYDPPIDLSKLIPDGMSELSYNDSLSSISSNELRLPENGYNEYLSEDDPKKIMVWDISGMHDMNKKSKAWNQFLALVNENNPCILILQNVKLCASKFTGICAKIPSKYNEGTIPPTYEQELEDGSFIDNLMKTSFKKYKVIHSLASWRVRGQMILLKKSFTPKRIRYNLNIKQNAKYHNHEGRVVIIEFDSFYLMSLITPGNGWITESIKQRKKWDLELTTFLKASKYIKAVIMVGNLNCSPEDIDVSNPAALKLEKTAVLHEEEQHGYPGTREVDRNGFEETLKAGDLWDVYRFMNPVEVEESESDSNALASTAKNPKYTSIVQTGDKCKCAVRTTLALMSTKFLRNIKSCEILGTMADLKPFGWRHLPVGLTLRVPKNKKI is encoded by the exons ATGACTAACTTTGAAAATTATCCATTTGTATCTGTAGAGTCCAGTGATAGAGTCTCACACTCCAAAAAACATGTGTATGGCAACGTATCCAGGTTGTTAAAAGAGGCTCTGGATTTGGTTGTTTATGACGAGGGAAAGGATGTAGGCACAGAAACCGAGTTAAAACTTGTTGATCAGGAAACGGAATATGACCCACCAATCGATCTATCTAAACTAATCCCAGATGGAATGTCAGAACTCAGCTACAACGATTCACTCAGTTCCATTTCATCCAACGAACTTAGACTGCCCGAGAATGGTTATAACGAATATCTAAGCGAGGATGATCCTAAAAAGATTATGGTTTGGGATATATCTGGGATGCATGATATGAACAAAAAGTCCAAGGCCTGGAATCAGTTCTTAGCACTtgttaatgaaaataatccG tgtatattaattttgcaaaatgtCAAGCTCTGCGCATCAAAGTTTACAG gcaTATGCGCTAAAATACCTTCAAAGTACAATGAAGGAACAATTCCTCCTACTTATGAACAGGAATTGGAAGATGGCAGTTtcattgacaatttgatGAAAACCAGTTTTAAGAAGTACAAAGTGATACACTCACTAGCTTCATGGAGAGTTAGAGGTCAAATGATTTTGCTCAAGAAATCCTTTACA CCCAAACGTATACGATACAATTTGAACATAAAGCAAAATGCCAAATACCACAATCACGAGGGGAGAGTGGTGatcattgaatttgattcaTTTTACTTAATGTCACTAATAACGCCTGGTAATGGATGGATAACTGAAAGTATTAAACAGCGAAAGAAGTGGGATTTGGAACTAACCACGTTTCTTAAAGCTTCAAAAT ACATAAAAGCGGTGATAATGGTCGGTAACTTAAATTGTTCTCCTGAGGACATCGATGTTAGCAATCCAGCAGCACTTAAATTAGAAAAAACAGCTGTTTTACACGAGGAA GAACAGCACGGATACCCTGGCACTAGAGAAGTGGATAGAAATGGTTTCGAAGAAACCTTAAAAGCAGG CGATCTATGGGATGTATACAGGTTTATGAATCCAGTAGAAGTTGAGGAGAGCGAGAGTGATTCGAACGCACTTGCTTCCACTGCTAAGAACCCAAAGTATACCAGTATAG tacAAACTGGGGATAAATGTAAATGCGCAGTCAGAACTACATTAGCTTTAATGTCAACGAAGTTTCTTAGGAACATAAAATCTTGTGAAATTCTAGGAACCATGGCAGATCTG AAACCATTTGGATGGAGACATTTACCAGTAGGATTGACACTTAGGGTACCAAAGAATAAGAAGATATAA